The nucleotide window GATCTCTCCCTCCGCTCCCATCGCCGTCTTCGCGAACTCCATCGCGCCCATGCCCGTGCCGGCCTGGAACGCGGACCGGCCGGTCTCGCCGTCGAGGATCAGCCGGACGCCCCCGTCGACCTCGGTGCCGACGCTGCGGAGCCGGGAGTCGTCGTCGAGGTACGCGTCGCTCACGTAGAAGACCACGTCGTCGAGCCGCTCGCCCGCGAGGAACTCGTCGAGGTTGCTCATGCCCGTCGGTGGCGCGTGAGCGGTAAAAGGCGTGCGAGTCGCGATGGAGAACTGCGAGTCGCGGCCGAGTGGGAGGGAGAAGCCCGATTCGATGTTAAATCGTGTGGAATAGGGGTAAGCGTTAATACGTACCACGGAGATCCGTCGCGTAATGAGCGCGCAGACGAGATCCGGCAACCGGCTCGCGGAGTGGGCGCAGCTGGTCGACGAGGACGTCCCGGAAGAGCTCCGAGAAGAGCGTTCCGGCGACCGATAACTTTCACCCCGCTTCGCGAAGGCTTTAGGCCGACGGCGGCGAAGCGTCGCCGATGGCGACCGAAGCCGCCGGGATCGACAGACCGCTGCTCGTCGACGGGTTCTTACAGCGACGCCGCTACCAGCTCCAGCTGGCGGACGCCGCCGCCGACGAACACACGCTCGTCTGTCTCCCGACCGGCCTCGGCAAGACGGCGGTCAGCCTGCTCGTCACCGCCGAGCGGCTCCACGAGGCGGGCGGGAAG belongs to Halorubrum sp. DM2 and includes:
- a CDS encoding DUF5807 family protein, with the protein product MSNLDEFLAGERLDDVVFYVSDAYLDDDSRLRSVGTEVDGGVRLILDGETGRSAFQAGTGMGAMEFAKTAMGAEGEIARSLDDGACPFAAENPDDDHEIRFVFAFAEAQNEEVGGLYAEGDVVHAYAHCTCGESYSHKWVVGDRDD